One genomic segment of Actinoplanes ianthinogenes includes these proteins:
- a CDS encoding cellulose binding domain-containing protein, whose translation MRTRTKFGTGWAAVVVSAAAVLTVAASPADAAAGGSGPYPADYETSSSLVNHTIYRPSTLPSERLPIFVWGNGGCAANGTAQINFLREISSYGFLVIASGAPNGSGSTTSSMLTQSIDWAVAENARSGGKYYGRLDTSKIAVGGWSCGGLEAYAVSNDSRITTTLIFSSGLLNDGDDYQLKRLTKPIAYFIGGPSDIAYPNAMDDWGKLPSALPAFMGNLNVGHGGTYDQTNGGEFGRVAVLYLKWRLKGDLGAGATFVGSDCGLCHSQWQVQQKNLTLGDGTPPSTPPVTPSPSPSGNPGCTAAYTVQNQWNGGFVAGVVVTAGSAALNGWRVTLALPGGATVTSVWNAVNTGTTGTVTMANQSYNGQLGPGQTASFGFQGTGTGGGASATCSAS comes from the coding sequence ATGAGAACTAGGACGAAGTTCGGTACGGGATGGGCAGCCGTCGTCGTCTCGGCCGCTGCGGTGCTCACCGTCGCCGCGTCACCGGCCGATGCGGCGGCCGGCGGTTCCGGACCGTACCCCGCCGACTACGAGACCTCGTCGAGCCTGGTCAATCACACCATCTACCGGCCGTCGACCCTGCCGTCCGAGCGCCTGCCGATCTTCGTATGGGGCAACGGAGGCTGCGCCGCCAACGGTACGGCGCAGATCAACTTCCTGCGCGAGATCTCCTCGTACGGCTTCCTGGTCATCGCCAGCGGAGCGCCGAACGGCTCGGGATCCACCACGTCCTCCATGCTCACCCAGTCCATCGACTGGGCCGTCGCCGAGAATGCCCGGTCGGGCGGCAAGTACTACGGCCGGCTGGACACCAGCAAGATCGCAGTCGGTGGCTGGTCGTGCGGGGGCCTGGAGGCGTACGCCGTCTCCAACGACTCGCGGATCACCACAACGCTGATCTTCAGCAGCGGGTTGCTGAACGACGGCGACGACTATCAGCTCAAGCGGCTGACCAAGCCGATCGCCTACTTCATCGGCGGGCCCAGCGACATCGCCTACCCGAACGCCATGGACGACTGGGGCAAACTGCCGTCCGCGCTGCCCGCCTTCATGGGCAACCTGAACGTCGGGCACGGCGGGACGTACGACCAGACCAACGGCGGCGAGTTCGGCCGCGTCGCGGTGTTGTACCTCAAGTGGCGGTTGAAGGGTGACCTCGGCGCGGGCGCCACCTTCGTCGGCTCCGACTGCGGCCTGTGCCACAGCCAGTGGCAGGTTCAGCAGAAGAACCTGACGCTCGGCGACGGGACGCCACCGAGTACACCGCCGGTCACGCCGTCCCCCTCGCCGTCCGGCAATCCCGGCTGCACAGCGGCCTATACGGTGCAGAACCAGTGGAACGGGGGATTCGTCGCCGGCGTCGTCGTCACCGCGGGAAGCGCCGCGCTCAACGGCTGGCGGGTCACCCTCGCCCTGCCCGGCGGAGCCACCGTCACCTCGGTCTGGAACGCCGTCAACACCGGCACGACGGGGACGGTCACGATGGCGAACCAGTCGTACAACGGGCAACTGGGTCCCGGCCAGACCGCCAGCTTCGGATTCCAGGGCACGGGAACCGGCGGCGGAGCAAGCGCCACCTGCTCCGCGAGTTGA